The following are encoded in a window of Methanobrevibacter sp. V74 genomic DNA:
- a CDS encoding DUF2264 domain-containing protein: MFNNILLMSNSFFKRFKKEEKPHIIEEELPVWEDRIFWVLTLQKIAYPVLDNLSKGTLRKNMPYESNDMEGQKFTYLEAFARVFNGIAPWLELGVDNSDEGKTREKYIKLALKSISNAVNPNSDDYIFVVEPKQSLVEVALFAQGLLRAKNQIWLNLPMDIQARIIRELKNTRILAPYENYWLLYTSMIEAALLEFTGECDKERLVYAISKFRDDFYLGDALYSEGKEFEVNYLNSLVIHPMLNDILTVMRKYGLQEGELLDVQLMRSSRLASQLERMISPEGTYPIVGKSLAYRCGVFHLLSQAALLKILPRNITPGQVRSGLTKVLQKQFSGNQNFNSNGWLICGFNGSQLEFCENNIGTGSIYLCCTVFLPLGLNADDVFWSAPYEEWSSLKAWSGHQIETDQPINF; this comes from the coding sequence ATGTTTAACAATATATTACTTATGAGCAACTCATTTTTTAAAAGATTTAAAAAAGAAGAAAAACCTCATATAATTGAGGAAGAACTTCCTGTTTGGGAAGATAGGATTTTTTGGGTTTTAACATTACAAAAAATAGCATATCCTGTTTTAGATAACTTATCTAAAGGCACACTTAGAAAAAACATGCCTTATGAATCAAATGATATGGAAGGACAAAAATTTACATATCTTGAAGCGTTTGCCCGTGTATTTAATGGGATTGCACCGTGGTTAGAATTGGGTGTTGACAATTCTGATGAGGGAAAAACACGTGAAAAATACATTAAATTAGCATTAAAATCGATTTCAAATGCTGTTAATCCAAATAGTGATGATTATATTTTTGTCGTAGAACCTAAACAATCTTTAGTTGAGGTTGCTTTATTTGCTCAAGGTTTGCTTAGAGCTAAAAATCAAATTTGGCTTAATTTACCAATGGATATTCAAGCAAGAATTATCCGTGAACTTAAAAATACTAGGATTTTAGCACCTTATGAGAATTATTGGCTATTATATACATCAATGATTGAAGCAGCACTTTTGGAATTCACAGGTGAATGCGATAAAGAAAGATTGGTCTATGCTATTTCTAAATTTAGAGACGATTTCTATCTTGGAGATGCCCTATACTCTGAAGGTAAAGAATTTGAGGTAAATTATCTAAATAGTTTAGTTATTCATCCAATGCTTAATGATATTTTAACTGTTATGAGAAAATACGGTCTTCAGGAAGGTGAACTTTTAGATGTTCAATTAATGAGGTCTTCTAGATTAGCTTCACAATTAGAAAGAATGATTTCTCCTGAAGGAACTTATCCAATTGTTGGAAAGTCCCTGGCTTATCGCTGCGGTGTTTTTCACTTACTTTCACAGGCGGCATTATTAAAAATATTGCCAAGAAACATCACGCCCGGACAAGTTAGAAGTGGACTTACAAAAGTATTGCAAAAACAATTTTCAGGCAATCAAAATTTTAACTCTAATGGATGGTTAATTTGTGGATTTAATGGTTCACAACTTGAATTTTGTGAAAATAATATAGGAACTGGCAGTATTTATCTATGTTGTACAGTATTCTTGCCTTTAGGTTTGAATGCTGATGATGTATTTTGGAGCGCACCTTATGAAGAATGGAGTAGTCTAAAAGCATGGAGTGGCCATCAAATAGAAACCGACCAACCAATTAATTTTTGA
- the hacA gene encoding homoaconitase large subunit, whose translation MPTMSEKILARASKKENVEAGDIIIANIDVAMTHDLTGPLSVQSFEKIGVKKVWDSSKIVIPFDHQVPADSIDSANNHILMRDFVKKHNIEHFYDVNAGVCHQILPELGHVVPGEVIVGADSHTCTHGALGAFATGIGSTDMAMVFAEGNLWFKVPETNRFNITGELKDNVYAKDVILHIISKMGADGSTYKACEFAGETISNMSISDRMVLCNMAIEMGGKTGLVEPDKKSIDYVEKRSNKPYKVFKTDSDSPSLNIIDIDVNDLEPQIACPHNVDNVKPISEVDIEIDQVFLGSCTNGRLSDLRDAAKILKGNRIANGTRMLVIPASKEVYTKALDEGLLKIFVESGALVSAPCCGPCLGGHTGIIGPGEVSLSTSNRNFKGRQGSPEGEVYLSSAAVAAASAIEGKIVAPE comes from the coding sequence ATGCCAACTATGTCTGAAAAAATATTAGCTAGAGCTTCTAAAAAAGAAAACGTGGAAGCTGGAGATATAATTATAGCAAATATTGATGTTGCAATGACCCACGATTTAACTGGCCCTCTTTCTGTTCAATCATTTGAAAAAATTGGAGTTAAAAAAGTATGGGATTCATCAAAAATTGTTATACCTTTTGATCATCAAGTCCCAGCCGATTCCATAGATTCTGCTAATAACCATATTTTAATGAGAGACTTTGTAAAAAAACACAACATTGAACATTTTTATGATGTTAATGCAGGAGTTTGTCATCAAATACTGCCTGAACTTGGCCATGTCGTGCCCGGAGAAGTCATTGTAGGTGCTGATTCGCATACATGTACCCATGGTGCTTTAGGCGCATTTGCAACAGGCATTGGTTCGACTGATATGGCGATGGTGTTTGCTGAAGGCAATTTATGGTTTAAAGTTCCTGAAACTAATAGGTTTAACATTACCGGCGAATTGAAAGACAATGTTTATGCTAAAGATGTCATCTTACATATTATCAGCAAAATGGGCGCCGATGGATCTACTTATAAAGCATGCGAATTTGCTGGTGAAACAATCTCAAATATGAGCATTTCAGATAGAATGGTTTTATGTAACATGGCTATTGAAATGGGTGGGAAAACCGGTTTAGTAGAACCTGATAAAAAAAGCATTGATTATGTTGAAAAACGTTCCAATAAACCATATAAAGTATTTAAAACTGATTCAGACTCCCCATCTCTTAATATAATTGATATTGATGTTAATGATTTAGAACCTCAAATTGCTTGTCCTCACAATGTTGATAATGTAAAACCGATCAGTGAGGTTGACATAGAAATCGACCAAGTATTTTTAGGTTCATGCACTAACGGTAGACTTAGCGATTTAAGAGATGCTGCAAAAATCCTAAAGGGAAACAGAATAGCTAACGGAACTAGAATGTTAGTTATTCCAGCATCAAAAGAAGTCTATACTAAAGCATTAGATGAAGGATTGCTTAAAATATTTGTTGAATCTGGAGCTCTTGTATCTGCTCCTTGTTGTGGTCCGTGTCTTGGAGGGCACACTGGAATAATTGGACCTGGCGAGGTAAGTCTCTCTACATCCAACAGAAACTTTAAAGGAAGACAGGGTTCACCTGAAGGAGAAGTTTACCTGTCTTCAGCAGCGGTTGCTGCCGCTTCTGCTATTGAAGGAAAAATTGTAGCACCGGAGTGA